GCACGCGGCCGTCCGGGGAGAAGGTCACCCCGGCGAATTCGCTCTCGTTGAGCGCGTTCTTGGCGAAGGAGAAGGTCTTGCCCTGCTTGGTGGTGCCGATGAGGAACTGCTCACCGTCGCCGTCCTCGGCGAGGATCACGCCGCCGCCGTACGGGGAGACGGTGATGTTGTCCGGACCGTCGTACCTGCCGCCCGGCTTGAACAGCAGCTCCAACTCCAGCATCCGGCTGCGCGGGTGGTAACGCCAGACCTGCCCGGCGTGGTCGCCGGCGGCGCCGGAGCCCCGCTCGGCGTAGCTGGCCACGAAGTACGCCGAGTTGCGGCCCCACCAGGCGCCCTCGAGCTTCTGGCTGCGGGTGACCTGCTCGTCCTCGAACTGCTTGCGGATGGAGGTGGTCTTGGCCTCCGGGTCGCCCACGGGCACCCACGTCACCCGGAACCTGGCGCCGACCTCGTCCACGGCGGCCAGGTCGGGGACGCCCGGGACGAGCATGGCCTGCAGCTCGCCGCCGGCCTGGTAGCAGTGGTAGCCGCCCCGGTGGCTCCGCGGCAGGAAGCGGTAGAACAGCCCGAACGGGCCCCCGGCGTCCTCGGTGAGGTACAGGGTGTTGGTGAGGGGGTCGACGGCGACGGCCTCGTGGGCGAACCGGCCCAGCGGCTTGATCGGCTCGGGCTCGGTGCGCCGGCCGGTCGGGTCGACCTCGAAGACCCAGCCGTGGCTCTTGGTCTCGCCGGTGAAGCCTTCGGTCTCCTCGCAGGTCAGCCAGGTGCCCCACGGGGTGGCGCCGCCGGCGCAGTTGACCGCCGTGCCGGCGAGGCTGATCTCCTGGCCGAGCAGCCGACCGTGCCGGTCGACCTCGAGCGTGGTGGTGCCCCCGTACGCCGCCGGGTCGTACACCAGGGCGGCGGGCGCGACCGGCTTGACGCCGCTGCTGCGCTGCTCGTGGTTGCGGACGAGCCGCAGCGAGCCCGGGTGGCCGCCCCGGAAGGTGGCCATGCCGTCGTGCTTACCGGGGACCCGAACGCCCGGCGCGATGGTCTCGCCCTCGGCCGACAGGGCGGTGTACGAGAAGCCCTCGGGCAGGTCGAGGACGCCCTTGGGGTCGGGGATCAGCGGTCCGTAGCCGTGGGCCTCACCGGTGGCGGCGCCGGCCTCGGTCTGGAAGACGGTGTCCAGGCTGCCGGCGAGGGCGATGGACAGCGCACCGGCGGTCCCGCCCTTCATGACGCCGCGGCGAGAGACGGACATATGCGCTCCTTTGTGCATGACGTTCGATCATGCGGAGCGTTTCGGTCACCCGTGAACCCCTGGTGAACGGGCCCCGTACCGGTGATGATCGTCCCTGTTCAGGGACATGACGCGGGTTTAGGGCTCGGCCTCGGCGTAGTCCTCGGCGGTGGGCTCGATGCGGACGGGGCGGCCCTCCAGGAGGTCGAACGCCTCCTCCACCGAGCCGGTCCAGCCGACGGCGTCGAAGATCTTGGGACGGGCGAAGCCCTGGTCGGCGAGGTTCGTCATCAGGTCGCGCAGCGGGTCGTAGACGCCGGTCGGGTCGAGGATGACCAGCGGCTTGTCGTGCATGCCCAGGACCCGCGCCGTCCAGATCTCGAACAGCTCCTCCAGCGTGCCGATGCCGCCGGGCAGGACCAGGAACGCGTCCGAGCGCCGGTCCATCTCCGCCTTGCGGGAGCGCATGTCGGAGGTGACGATCAGCTCGTCGTTGTCCTCGTCGGAGATCTCCACGCTGACCAGGGCCTGTGGGATCACCCCGATGGTGCGGGCGCCGCCGGCGCGGGCGGCCCGGGCCACCGCGCCCATGCAGGAGACCTGGGCGCCGCCGCTGACCAGGGTGTGGCCGCGGCGGGCCAGCTCGGCCCCGGCCTCGGCGGCCAGCTCGACGTGGTGGGGATCGATCCGGCTGCTGGAGGCGCAGAACACGCAGACGGCCAGGCCCATCAGGCGCCGACCTCGTTCACGGCGGACATCCCACCACCTTAGCCGCGCGCCCTTGACCCGGGCCATCGGGGCGTTCGCCGCGCGCGGAGACCGGCGGTTCAGCGTCCCGGGCGGCGGCCTCGGCGGGGTTGCTGCGACCCGGCGGCCGGGATCGTGACGCCCTCGGGGACGAGCGGGTCGGGGGCGACGGCGAGGGCCGAGGCCTCGGCCGCCTCGCGCTCGTCGCCGAGCCCGACCAGCAGGTTGACCGCGTGGGGGGCCAGCACGTGGACGACGCCGTGGCCCTCGTGGCCGAACACGCCGGCCAGCTCCAGGAACACGAAGCCGTGGATCATGCTCCAGAACTGGCCCGCGACGCCGATGACGTCGTCGTCCCGCATCCGGCCGACCGCCATGGCCCGCCGTACCGCCTCGACGAGGGGCAGGAAGGTGGCGTTGACGTCGTCCAGGACGCTGGGGGTGCCCTCGGCGATGATGTCGTGCGAGATCACCACGCCGGTCCCCGGGGCGGTGACGCCGGACATGAAGCGGTACCGCTGCGGGTTGGTCAGCGCGTTCTCGCGGTAGGTGAGGCCGAGCGCCAGCAGGTCGGCCACCGGGTCGTCGGTCAGCGGCACGGCCCGCAGCCGCTCGCCGAAGAGGACGAACGACTCGCGGATCAGCGCCTGGTAGAAGCCGGCCATCCCGCCGAAGTGGGTGTAGACGACCTGGGTGGACGCTCCGATCTCCGACGCGAGCTTGCGGGCGTTCAACGCCTCCGGGCCGTCCTGCTCGAGCAGGCGGATGCCCGCCTCGAGCAGTCGTTCCCGCGGGCCTTCCCCTGGACCAATCGCCACGACAATGTTATACCCCGTTGTCGCGCCCGCCTTCGCCGCGACGCACGTTCCCGCTACCGTTCGGGGTGCGCGAATGCGCCGGAACCGGGTCTTCAGGGAGAATACGCATGCGCTACACGACGCTGACCGCGACGGTGCTGTCGGTGCTCGCCGTGACGACGGCCTGCTCCTCCACCGAGAACTCCGCGCTCCGGCAGATCCAGCCCAACACGACCGTCTACATCGACGGCTACAACCAGGCGGGCGACGAGGGCGACCGGGCCCTCGTCGAGCAGAAGCCCTCGGGCATGTGGGTCGTCCCCATCGACGCCCCCTTCCGCGCCAGCCGTGTCGGCGGCTTCACCGTCCGGGTGACGCTGGACCCCCGACGGGGCTTCGTCGTCACCGAC
The DNA window shown above is from Thermomonospora umbrina and carries:
- a CDS encoding TIGR00730 family Rossman fold protein, which codes for MGLAVCVFCASSSRIDPHHVELAAEAGAELARRGHTLVSGGAQVSCMGAVARAARAGGARTIGVIPQALVSVEISDEDNDELIVTSDMRSRKAEMDRRSDAFLVLPGGIGTLEELFEIWTARVLGMHDKPLVILDPTGVYDPLRDLMTNLADQGFARPKIFDAVGWTGSVEEAFDLLEGRPVRIEPTAEDYAEAEP
- a CDS encoding alkaline phosphatase PhoX yields the protein MSVSRRGVMKGGTAGALSIALAGSLDTVFQTEAGAATGEAHGYGPLIPDPKGVLDLPEGFSYTALSAEGETIAPGVRVPGKHDGMATFRGGHPGSLRLVRNHEQRSSGVKPVAPAALVYDPAAYGGTTTLEVDRHGRLLGQEISLAGTAVNCAGGATPWGTWLTCEETEGFTGETKSHGWVFEVDPTGRRTEPEPIKPLGRFAHEAVAVDPLTNTLYLTEDAGGPFGLFYRFLPRSHRGGYHCYQAGGELQAMLVPGVPDLAAVDEVGARFRVTWVPVGDPEAKTTSIRKQFEDEQVTRSQKLEGAWWGRNSAYFVASYAERGSGAAGDHAGQVWRYHPRSRMLELELLFKPGGRYDGPDNITVSPYGGGVILAEDGDGEQFLIGTTKQGKTFSFAKNALNESEFAGVTFSPDGRVLFANRQSPGVTFAITGPWHHIKR
- a CDS encoding TetR/AcrR family transcriptional regulator, with translation MAIGPGEGPRERLLEAGIRLLEQDGPEALNARKLASEIGASTQVVYTHFGGMAGFYQALIRESFVLFGERLRAVPLTDDPVADLLALGLTYRENALTNPQRYRFMSGVTAPGTGVVISHDIIAEGTPSVLDDVNATFLPLVEAVRRAMAVGRMRDDDVIGVAGQFWSMIHGFVFLELAGVFGHEGHGVVHVLAPHAVNLLVGLGDEREAAEASALAVAPDPLVPEGVTIPAAGSQQPRRGRRPGR